GAGGGAGCGGTGCCTCGATGAGCGTGTCATGACCGAATGATGGAGCGCCCGATCGCGTGGACACCGCTCATCCGCAGGTGTTTCCAGGACATCTTCTGTCCTGTATGCCCCCTACGTTGAGGTCATCGCGCCGACGCCCCACGAAGGAGCAGACCCATGAGCGTTCTCAGCGGCAACCAGCCCGAAGGCACCCCCACCTGGATCGACCTCAGGACCCCCGACCGGACGGGCGCGCTCGCCTTCTACCGGGAACTGTTCGGCTGGGAGTACGAGCCGTACCCGACCGGCGACGACGACGGCACCCTGTGTCTGCTGCGCGGGCGCCCGGTCGCCGGAATCGTCCCCGACCCGGGGCGGACCACCGCCGCGTGGACGATGTACTTCGCCACCGACGACTGCGACGACACGGCCCGGCGGGCCACGGAGGCGGGCGGGCGGCTGGTCGAGGAGCCCGCCGATCTCGCCGACCACGCCCGTACGGCGGTCGCGGTGGACGCGGTCGGCGCCCGTTTCGGGCTGTGGCAGGGGCGCACCCGCCTCGGCAGCGAGATCGTCAACGAGCCCGACTCACTGGTCCGCAACGACCTGATCACCCCCGACCCCGGCCCCGCCCGCGCCTTCTACACGGCACTGTTCGGCTTCACACTCGACGGCAACGACGAGGTCCCGGAGCTGGACTTCACCTTCCTCCGCCGCCCCGACGGCCACGAGATCGGCGGGATCGTCGGCAGCGCCGACGTACCCACCTCCGCCTGGGGGACGCTGTTCGCCGTGGCCGACGCCGATGCGGTGGCGGGCCGCGCCAACGCCTCCGGCGGCTCGGCCACCGAGCCCGAGAACACCCCGTACGCCCGGATGTCCGCCGTCACCGACCCCTCGGGCGCGGTCTTCTCGGTGGGCACGGCCCACTGACACCGGCCGCCGACGCCGCTGCCCGCCCGCCTCCGCCGGCGGTCTCCGGTGCCAACGGGAGGGAAGGCGGCGGCCGATGTTCCGGATCGGCCTGCTCACGGCGGCCGATTCTGAGACTCTCATGATGCTCGCCCCTCCAGGGGACGAGTCCCTCGGACCGGCCGCCAGGACCAGGGGGTCGACCTGCGCGGGGACCGACCGCGGGCGGGGCGCGATCCGCCCTGCCGCGTCGTCACGCCGGGGGAGCCCGGGGGCCGGGGCGTCCGGGGGCGCGTTCCGGAGCGGGCCGGGGCCGGTGGCTCGTCGGGGGCCGGACGGCGGAGAGACGATCACAGGGGTGGGGCGGGTGGCTGTCCGGTTCGGGGTGCTGGGTGTCATCGAGGCGTGGCGGGACGGGAGAGCGCTGGACGTGGGGCACGCGCGGCAGCGGTGGGTACTCGCGGCGCTGCTCGCGGACGCCGGTCAGGTGGTGCGGGCGGACGCGCTCGTCGAGCGGGTGTGGGGGGAGCGGATGCCCCGACGGGGCCGGGAGGCGCTGTACGGGTACGTGTCCCGGTTACGCCGGGCGCTGCCCGCACCCGAGGTCGACATCGTGCGCGAACAGGGCGGCTACCGGCTCTCGGTGCACGGCGGGAGCACGGACACCGGGACGATCGATCTGCGCCGGTTCCGCGAGCTGACGCACCGGGCGCGGGCGACGGACCCGGGCGAGCGGGCGGCCGTGCTCTGGGAGGAGGCGCTGGGACTCTGGCGGGGGGACGCGTTCGCCGGGGCGGACACCCCCTGGTTCAACGCGCAGCGCTCGCTGCTCGACGCGGAACGGCTGGCCGCCCGGCTCGATCTGGCCGAGACACGGCTGCGCCTGGGGCAGCACGCCGGGATGGCGGCCGAGCTGGCCGCCCGCGCCGAACGGCATCCGCTGGACGAGCGGGTGGCGGGGCAGTTGATGCTCGCCCTGTACCGCTGCGGTCGCCAGGCCGAGGCGCTGGAACGGTACGAGCGGATCCGGCGGCTGCTGGCCGAGGAGATGGGTGTCGATCCGGGCGGGCCGCTGCGGCGGCTGTACCACCGCATCCTCACCGCGGACCCGGCGCTCGCCGTCTCCCCGTCACAGCCCGCCGAGGTGCCCGCCGTCAGGCGGCCCCGGCCGGTGCCGAGGCAACTTCCGCCGCCGCCCGTCGCCTTCACCGGACGCGGCCGTGAACTCGCCGCGCTCGAAGGACTGTTGAAGCGGTCCGTCGGCGCGGACCGGGGGCCGGTGATCTCGGCGGTCGGCGGCGCGGGCGGCGTGGGCAAGACCTGGCTGGCACTGCACTGGGCCCATGAGAATCTCGACCTGTTCCCGGACGGGCAGCTGTATGTGAACCTGCGTGGATTCGACCCGTCCGCCGACCCGTTGACCGCCCCGGCGGCGGTACGCGGCTTTCTCGACGCGCTCGGCACCGATCCGCAGCAGATGCCCGCCGACCCGGAGTCCCAGGCCGGGCTGTACCGGTCCCTGGTCGCCGGGCGCCGCATGCTGATCGTGCTGGACAACGCCCGTGACACCGACCAGGTCCGCCCGCTGCTGCCCGGCGGCGGCAACTGCGTGGTCGTGGTCACCAGCCGCAGCCACCTCGGCGGACTGACCGCGACCCACGGCTCCCAGTACCTCGCCCTCGGCACCCTTCCCGACGACGACGCCCGCCAGGTCTTCAGCCACGCGCTCGGCCACGACCGGATGGCGGCCGAGCCCGGCGCCGTGGCCGTCCTGCTCCGGCGGTGCGCGGGGCTGCCGCTGGCCCTGGGCATCACCGCCGCACGGGCCGCCGCCCGCCCCGACTTCCCGCTCGCCGCGCTGGCCGACGAACTCGACGACGCGCCCACCCGACTGGACGCCCTGCACGCCGGAGACCTGGCCACCGACCTCAGAGGGGTCTTCGAGACGTCCCTCCGCGCCCTCGACACGCAGAGCGCGCGGTTCTTCCCGCTGCTCGGACTGGCGCCCGGACCGGACATCGGTGCGGCCGCCGCCGCCCGGCTGGCGGACCTCCCGCTCCCGGCGACCCGGCGGGTGCTCCGGGTCCTGGAGGCGGCCCATCTGGTCGGACAGCACTGTCCCGGCCGCTACCGGATGCACGACCTGGTCCGCCTCCACGCGATCGAACGGGGCCGGGAGCAGCCCGCCGACGTCCGGGACGCCGCCCTGGGCCGGCTGGTCGACTTCTACCTGTGCGGTGCCCGCGCGGGTGACCGCTTCCTGGCCCCGCACCGTACGCCCCTCGCCCCACCGGAGCCCGACCCGGCGCCGGTCGCCGCCGACGTCCGGGACGCCGGGACGGCGATGACCTGGTTCGAGGCCGAACACGTCTGTCTGCTCGCCGCGCACCGGTCGGCCCTGACCCACGGCTGGCACGGCCGGGCCTGGCAACTCGCCTGGGCACTCGACACCTTCCACTGGCGGCGGGGTCTGCTGTCCGACCGGGTCGGCACCCTGCGGGACACCCTCCCCGCCCTCGCGTCGCCTCCGGACCGGGCCGCGCTCGCCCTGGCGCACCGGCTGCTCGGCCGCGCCCACGTCCCGCTCGGCGAGCACGACCGGGCGGTGGAACATCTTGAACGGGCACTGGCCCTCTTCGAGGAGGCCGGTGAGGCGGCGGGCCGGGCGCAGACCCATCTGAACTTCGCCCTCGCCTGGGAACAACGGGGCGACGACGCCCAGGCGTTGGAACACGCCGTGCGGAACCTGCGCCTGCGCGAGACGCTGGACAGTCCGCCGCGGGAGGCCGAGGCCCTCAACGCGGTGGGCTGGTACCACGCCCGCCTCGGAGATCATCGGCAGGCGCGCGAGTACTGCGAGCGGGCCCTCGCGCTGTGCCGTCGGCACGGCTTCCGGGAGGGCGAGGCGTTCACCCTGGACAGCCTCGGCTACATCGCACACCAGGGAGGCCGCTACCCGCTGGCCCTGGAGCACTACGGCCGGGCGCTCACCCTGCGCCGCGAACTGGGCGACCACTACGAGGAAGCCGACACGCTGGCCCGGCTGGGCGACGCGTACGGGGCGCTGGACCGTCCCGCCGAGGCCCGCCGCGCGTGGAGCGGGGCGCTCGCCCTCTACCGCGACCAGCGGCGCACCGCCGAAGCCGAGGGCGTCCACGAGCGGCTGGCCGCGCTCGGGCCGGCCGGAGGCTGATCGGTGTCCGGCGTCGCGGCCCTTCGCGCCGTCCGCTCGCCGGGTGGTTCTGGGGGGTACGCCGCCGGCCGGAGGCTGATCGGTGTCCGGCGTCGCGGCCCTTCGCGCCGTCCGCTCGCCGGGTGGTTCTGGGGGGTACGCCGCCGGCCGGAGGCTGATCGGTGTCCGGCGTCGCGGCCCTTCGCGCCGTCCGCTCGCCGGGTGGTTCTGGGGGGTACGCCGCCGGCCGGAGGCTGATCGGTGTCCGGCGTCGCGGCCCTTCGCGCCGTCCGCTCGCCGGGTGGTTCTGGGGGGTACGCCGCCGGCCGGAGGCTGATCGGTGTCCGGCGTCGCGGCCCTTCGCGCCGTCCGCTCGCCGGGTGGTTCTGGGGGGTACGCCGCCGGCCGGAGAAGGACCGGCGTCCGGCGTCCGCCGTCGCGCCCTGCCGCGCCGTCCGCGTCGTCCGCCGGCCGGGGGCGCTTCGGGCGGCGGGCCCGGAATCCGCAGGCCGACAGCCTGCGGATTCCGCCCTCCGTGCGCCCGTCCTCCGTGCGCCCGTCCCCCGTGCGGGCGCTCCCCGGTCCGGACACTCCCCCGACTGGTTCGGTTATCGGCGGGGCTCCCTCCACGCACCCCCTCCGCGGGCCCCGCACCGGACTGACGTCGGTTCACTCACCCCGGCGAACGAGCGATCCGCCGGGGCACGACAAGCGGACGGGATTCGGTGGTCGGTCCGAAGGTCCGCTCTTGGTCGCGTCGCATTGGCCACACTGCCGGGGCGCCCGTCGGGAAACCTTCGGAAAACCTGCAATCCACCAGGGACCGGCTGTCCGGCCGTGCCGCCTTCCTCCGGACAGCGTCCCGCGATCGCGCGTACCCCGCCCTCCGGAGAGAATCGGCGCGGGCGCGTCGACCGATGAGTCTCGGGCCCGCCGCCGGTCACAGGAGCGGGACCGGTCACGGGCCCGCCGCTCCGGCCGCGAGATCGAGAAGCCGAGAAGCCGGAGAACCTGGCAGCCGGGAAAGCCGGGAAACCTCCGGACCGGGCAGCACGGAGCCGGGAGCGAACGCACCAGAAGGAGAAACACCATGACCGCCAGCACCGTCCAGCCGATCGTCGTCACGCCCGGGATCGAGCGGCTGCTCGCCTTCTACCAGGGGCTCCTCCGCGCCGTGGAGACCGCGCGCACGCCCGACGAGGGCCCGCCGTTCTTCGTCAACCTGCGGATCGGTGAATCCGATCTCGGCCTCGTCTCGGACACGGACGTCGAACTCGGCGCGCCCCAGCGGATGCTGCTGAGCGTCGCCGTCACGGACGTGGACGGTCTGCTCGGGCAGGTCGAAGGGCTGGGCGGGCAGGTACTCGGCCCTCCCAACGACATGCCGTGGGGCCAGCGGGTGGCCCACATCAAGGACCCGGACGGCAACGCCGTCAATCTCACCCAGCAGCTCTGAACCGGTCCCGGCGGACCGGTCGTCCCCAGCTGTCCGACCCGCCCACCCGGCCCCCGCCGGTCCACGTAGCATCACCCGTATGGAGAAGCGCGTACTGGGCAGGACCGGCCGTGAGGCATCCGTCGTCGGACTGGGCACGTGGCAGTTGGGGGCCGACTGGGGGGACGTCGCCGAGGCCGACGCCTTCGCCGTTCTCGACACGGCACTCGAATCGGGGGTGACCTTCTTCGACACGGCGGACGTGTACGGCGACGGCCGCAGCGAACAGCTCATCGGCCGGTTCCTGAAGAACCGCCCCGACGCCGACGTGTTCGTCGCGACGAAGATGGGCCGCCGCGCCGAGCAGCGCCCCGAGAACTACCGGCTGGACAACTTCCGGGCCTGGAACGACCGTTCACGCGCCAACCTCGGCGTGGACACCCTCGACCTGGTCCAGCTCCACTGCCCGCCGTCGGACGTCTACTCCTCCGACGCCGTCTTCGACGCGCTCGACACCCTGGTCGCCGAGAAGCGGACGGCCGCCTACGCGGTGAGCGTCGAGACCTGCGCCGAGGCACTGGCCGCCATCGCCAGGCCGGGCGTCGCCTCCGTGCAGATCATCCTCAACCCCTTCCGGCTCAAGCCCCTCGAAGAGGTGCTGCCCGCCGCCCGTGAGGCGGGCGTCGGCATCATCGCCCGTGTCCCGCTCGCCTCCGGCCTGCTGACCGGCAAGTACACCGAGGACACCGTCTTCGCCGCCGACGACCACCGGAACTACAACCGGCACGGCGAGGCGTTCGACCAGGGCGAGACCTTCTCCGGCATCGACTACGGCACGGGCCTCGCCGCCGCCGCCGAGTTCTCCGGGCTGGCCCCCGAGGGCGCCACGCCCGCCGCGACCGCGCTGCGCTGGATCATCCAGCAGCCCGGGGTCAGCACCGTGATCCCCGGCGCCCGTTCCGTCGAACAGGTGCGGGCCAACGCCTCCGCTGCCGCGCTCGCCCCCCTGCCGGACGCCACCCTGGACGCCGTCCGGGAGCTGTACGACCGCCGTATCCGTGCGGAGGTCCACCACCGCTGGTGAGGATGAACGGGATGAATTCCCTCACTTCGTACGAAGGGGACTTCCCGTGGCGCTCAGTACCGACGAACGCGAGCGGTTCCTCGCCGAGCCGCACATCGGATCCCTCGCCGTCGACTCCGGCGAGCCGGACCGGGCGCCGCTCGTCGTCCCCATCCGGTACCAGTACGTGCCCGGCGGGGACCTCTGGATCCTGACCGGGGCCGACTCGCGCAAAGCCAGGCTGATCACGGCGGCGGGCCGGTTCTCGCTGCTGGCCGAGCGGGTCAGCCCGACGGTCCGGTACGTCTCCGCCGAGGGCCCGGTGACGGAGCGGATCCCCGGCACCCGGGACCACCTCGTGGAGATGGCCGGCCGCTATCTGCCCGCCGACAAGGTCGACGCGTACGTCACCATGGCGAGCTCCGGCTACGGTGAGCAGGTCGTCATCCGGATGCGGCCCCAGCGGTGGCTGTCGACGGACCTCGGCGGACTCTGAACCGGGCACCGTGAGGTGGGCCGACGCCCCGGGCGAAGCCGCCCGGGGCGCGGGCCCGCCGACTGTCATCAGCCGTACCGTCGCGCGCGACGGCGTGACGGCGCGTACGTCCTGAGGAATCCATGACCCGAAACCTGCGGTTGCACCGGGCGAACCAGACCAAGATGCTCCGGCGCGACGCCCGGTCCCGCTGCAAGTTCTGCGGAACCCCGATCGAGTTCTTCGACCGGTACGACGGGACACGCATCCCGCTGACCCCGGAGTTCCCCGCGCGCGCCGTGCCGAAGCACCTGCACTGGCACATCAACCGCGGCGTGGCGTACCCCGGGAGCGACACGGCCTTCTGCCGTATCCCGCACCCGGCCGTCTGCCCGGCGGTGGAGCACCCGGACCTGCCCGGCGAACTCGCCGACGTCGTCCGGGTCCTGGCCCGCCGGATGCACCAGGCCGTCCAGGACGGGGAGTTCACCCCGTACGAGGAACCCGTCGGCGAGGAGAGCGTCGCGCACCCCGAGCCCGAACGGGTCGGACGGTTCCGTCACATCGTGGCGTACTACGGCGATCTGCGCCTCGGCCCGTGCGCCATCGAGGACCTGCGCTGTGTCGCGGAGGAACACCGCACCGGCGTGCGCTGCGAGAGCGGGGTGTACAACGCGGGCGAGGGAGAGTGGGCCCGGGTCGACATCGACGTCCGGCAGGCGAAGGGCCGGCAGGGACAGCTCGTCCTCGACGTCACCGGCGGCCAGGTCTGGGCCTGGCACCTGGTCGACTTCCATGTCGTCCGACGGTGGTGGGCGCAACGCTGCGAGGACCACTTCATGTCCTCGCGGCCCGACGCCGTCCGGAACGAGTTCGTGCCGTTCCACCCCGTACGCCACGACGCCTTCATCCTCACCGAACGGCCGACCGGCTACGACGTGGCGAAGACCGACGAGGGCATCGTCGTCCACGAGGGCCCCCGCGAACGCCACAAGTGCGCCCACTGCTCGAACTGCACGGTCGAGTCGGTGCCCGAGGGCTGGCTCTGCTGGCAGTGCGAACCGGAGCTGCGCCGCCGCGCACGCGTGCACCGGCGATGGGTGGGACCCGGGGCACCGGGACCACGGACCGACTGACCTCGCGGTACGCGAACCCCGGCTGTCGCACGAATCCCGACGTACGCGAACCCCACGTACGCGAACCCCGGCCCTCGCGAGGAGATCCCGGCGCGCCGACGCCTCGGCTTCCGCCCTGAACCCGCCCCCGCCCACGTCGTGTTCAGGCGTGCACCTCGGCCGTGTGCCGGTGGAATCCGCCGGTCGTCCAGGTGGCGCCGTCGGCGGTGACGGCGAAGCCCTCGGTGTCCGGCAGGGCCTCCAGCCAGTCCCGGGCCCGCTCGCCCATCGCGTACGCGGCCGTCGCCCGGGTATCGGCGACGGTGAGCCCCGCCGGGCAGACCACCGTGATCGACGCGAGGCCGCCGACCGGGGCCTCCCCGGTGCGGGGGTCGATGACATGGCACCCGCGCTCGGCCGGGCCCGACGTGGCCACCCCCAGATCGTCCCGGGCCTCGACCACCAGGGCCAGCGCGCCCGGACTCAGCGGGTCGGCGATCCCCACCCGCCAGGGCCCGCCCAGCAGTTGGACGTCGCCGCCGCCGTTGAGACAGACCCGGCCGGCACCGGCGGCGGCGATCGTACGGGCCGCGCGTTCCACCGCCCAGCCCTTCACCAGCCCCGTCGGGTCCAGCCCGCCCGCGTAGCGGGTGGTGAACCAGCCCTCGCTCTCCCGTTCCGCCGCCGCGCACAGCTCCAGGACCTCGGCCACCTCCGGCGCGCAGTCGGCACGGTCCAGCTCGCCCCGCCCCAGCCGCATGAGCTGGCTGCCGGGGCGGTACGTCGAGAACAACTCGTCCGCGCGGTGCAGCGAGGCCACCGCCGCCCCGAGGGCGGCCCCGACCCGGGCCCCGTCGCCGATGTCACGGACGTCGAACGAGAAGACCGTGCCCATCGACTCCTCGACGTGGCGCAGCCGTTCGGTGCGGTCCGCCACTCAGACCCCCGCCTTGTCGAGGGCGCTCTGGAGCGAGTCCTGATAGCCCTTGCTGGTGTAACTGGCACCGGAGACCGCGTCGATCCCCGCGCCCTGCGCGCTGACCGCCGCCTGGTTGAGCTTCGGTACGGCGTTCGCGGTGACCGACTTGCTCTGCGCGTCGGAGCCGGGCGCCTGACGTGCCTCCGCCTTGACGATCCGCCCGCCGCTGAGGGTGAGCTGCACCTGCACGGGGCCGTACTGGGTGTCCACCGCGTCACCGAGCACCGTGCGCGGCGCCGGCGGGGCCTCGGCCGCCGGGGGCTCGTTCGCGGGAGGTGCCTCGTCCGCCGGAGCCTCGTCGACCGGGTCCCCGGCCGGGGGTGCCTCGCCCGCCGGGGCGTCCGGCGGCGGCACCTCGCCCGTGTCCGGGGCGGCGCCCGTATCCCC
Above is a window of Streptomyces sp. NBC_01498 DNA encoding:
- a CDS encoding VOC family protein, translating into MSVLSGNQPEGTPTWIDLRTPDRTGALAFYRELFGWEYEPYPTGDDDGTLCLLRGRPVAGIVPDPGRTTAAWTMYFATDDCDDTARRATEAGGRLVEEPADLADHARTAVAVDAVGARFGLWQGRTRLGSEIVNEPDSLVRNDLITPDPGPARAFYTALFGFTLDGNDEVPELDFTFLRRPDGHEIGGIVGSADVPTSAWGTLFAVADADAVAGRANASGGSATEPENTPYARMSAVTDPSGAVFSVGTAH
- a CDS encoding AfsR/SARP family transcriptional regulator gives rise to the protein MAVRFGVLGVIEAWRDGRALDVGHARQRWVLAALLADAGQVVRADALVERVWGERMPRRGREALYGYVSRLRRALPAPEVDIVREQGGYRLSVHGGSTDTGTIDLRRFRELTHRARATDPGERAAVLWEEALGLWRGDAFAGADTPWFNAQRSLLDAERLAARLDLAETRLRLGQHAGMAAELAARAERHPLDERVAGQLMLALYRCGRQAEALERYERIRRLLAEEMGVDPGGPLRRLYHRILTADPALAVSPSQPAEVPAVRRPRPVPRQLPPPPVAFTGRGRELAALEGLLKRSVGADRGPVISAVGGAGGVGKTWLALHWAHENLDLFPDGQLYVNLRGFDPSADPLTAPAAVRGFLDALGTDPQQMPADPESQAGLYRSLVAGRRMLIVLDNARDTDQVRPLLPGGGNCVVVVTSRSHLGGLTATHGSQYLALGTLPDDDARQVFSHALGHDRMAAEPGAVAVLLRRCAGLPLALGITAARAAARPDFPLAALADELDDAPTRLDALHAGDLATDLRGVFETSLRALDTQSARFFPLLGLAPGPDIGAAAAARLADLPLPATRRVLRVLEAAHLVGQHCPGRYRMHDLVRLHAIERGREQPADVRDAALGRLVDFYLCGARAGDRFLAPHRTPLAPPEPDPAPVAADVRDAGTAMTWFEAEHVCLLAAHRSALTHGWHGRAWQLAWALDTFHWRRGLLSDRVGTLRDTLPALASPPDRAALALAHRLLGRAHVPLGEHDRAVEHLERALALFEEAGEAAGRAQTHLNFALAWEQRGDDAQALEHAVRNLRLRETLDSPPREAEALNAVGWYHARLGDHRQAREYCERALALCRRHGFREGEAFTLDSLGYIAHQGGRYPLALEHYGRALTLRRELGDHYEEADTLARLGDAYGALDRPAEARRAWSGALALYRDQRRTAEAEGVHERLAALGPAGG
- a CDS encoding VOC family protein; translated protein: MTASTVQPIVVTPGIERLLAFYQGLLRAVETARTPDEGPPFFVNLRIGESDLGLVSDTDVELGAPQRMLLSVAVTDVDGLLGQVEGLGGQVLGPPNDMPWGQRVAHIKDPDGNAVNLTQQL
- a CDS encoding aldo/keto reductase yields the protein MEKRVLGRTGREASVVGLGTWQLGADWGDVAEADAFAVLDTALESGVTFFDTADVYGDGRSEQLIGRFLKNRPDADVFVATKMGRRAEQRPENYRLDNFRAWNDRSRANLGVDTLDLVQLHCPPSDVYSSDAVFDALDTLVAEKRTAAYAVSVETCAEALAAIARPGVASVQIILNPFRLKPLEEVLPAAREAGVGIIARVPLASGLLTGKYTEDTVFAADDHRNYNRHGEAFDQGETFSGIDYGTGLAAAAEFSGLAPEGATPAATALRWIIQQPGVSTVIPGARSVEQVRANASAAALAPLPDATLDAVRELYDRRIRAEVHHRW
- a CDS encoding pyridoxamine 5'-phosphate oxidase family protein translates to MALSTDERERFLAEPHIGSLAVDSGEPDRAPLVVPIRYQYVPGGDLWILTGADSRKARLITAAGRFSLLAERVSPTVRYVSAEGPVTERIPGTRDHLVEMAGRYLPADKVDAYVTMASSGYGEQVVIRMRPQRWLSTDLGGL
- a CDS encoding DUF6083 domain-containing protein; translation: MTRNLRLHRANQTKMLRRDARSRCKFCGTPIEFFDRYDGTRIPLTPEFPARAVPKHLHWHINRGVAYPGSDTAFCRIPHPAVCPAVEHPDLPGELADVVRVLARRMHQAVQDGEFTPYEEPVGEESVAHPEPERVGRFRHIVAYYGDLRLGPCAIEDLRCVAEEHRTGVRCESGVYNAGEGEWARVDIDVRQAKGRQGQLVLDVTGGQVWAWHLVDFHVVRRWWAQRCEDHFMSSRPDAVRNEFVPFHPVRHDAFILTERPTGYDVAKTDEGIVVHEGPRERHKCAHCSNCTVESVPEGWLCWQCEPELRRRARVHRRWVGPGAPGPRTD
- a CDS encoding FAD:protein FMN transferase, whose product is MGTVFSFDVRDIGDGARVGAALGAAVASLHRADELFSTYRPGSQLMRLGRGELDRADCAPEVAEVLELCAAAERESEGWFTTRYAGGLDPTGLVKGWAVERAARTIAAAGAGRVCLNGGGDVQLLGGPWRVGIADPLSPGALALVVEARDDLGVATSGPAERGCHVIDPRTGEAPVGGLASITVVCPAGLTVADTRATAAYAMGERARDWLEALPDTEGFAVTADGATWTTGGFHRHTAEVHA
- a CDS encoding FMN-binding protein; translated protein: MKRNRPLRRIMIGAAATAAGVVLLLALKQPGGSSVAGVAAPPPGGVVVSAPPAGDTGAAPDTGEVPPPDAPAGEAPPAGDPVDEAPADEAPPANEPPAAEAPPAPRTVLGDAVDTQYGPVQVQLTLSGGRIVKAEARQAPGSDAQSKSVTANAVPKLNQAAVSAQGAGIDAVSGASYTSKGYQDSLQSALDKAGV